In Thalassococcus sp. S3, the sequence TCCAAAGAGAAAAGCTCGATCACCAAACCTTCGTCGGTCACTCGCGTGATGACATGGCGCAAGGCGTTTTGGGTCACCATGCTTTCGCCGCCTTTTCCGAAGAGAGCGTCCTCGATCAGTTCCAGCTCTTCGTCCTGTGAGCCGGTCTCGGCCCCTTGCGAATCAAGCCCGGAGGAGCCGCGTGCGCTGTGCGCTTCGGTCGGTCTGTGCAGGCTGGCCCCCGTGCCATTTTGCGGCAGCGTTTGTTCAGAGAACACGTTGTCTCCGCCAAAGGCGCCATCCCCTCCGCCCGAGATCCGATTGATCGGAATCGTCGGCGAAAAGTAATCCGCAATACCCTTGCGTTGTTGTTCCGTCGTCGCGTTCAGCAGCCACATCAACATAAAGAAAGCCATCATCGCGGTCACAAAGTCCGCGTATGCGACCTTCCAGGCACCACCATGGTGCCCGTCGCCGCCAACGACTTTCTTTCGTTTGATGATGACTGGCGCGGCATTCGAAGACGCACCCATTTCCACCACCTTTTCTCACCCACCTCATTGGTAGCAGGCGGGCTGTTAAGGCGGCGTTAATGGCTAAAATGCTTGCGATATTAGAGATTGGCCGATGTGGAAGTGCTCCATTCAGAAATAACTTCGCACAAGCGATCCTGCGATGAGGTTCCATCCATCTGCCATCACGAAGAAGGCAAGTTTGAACGGCAAGGACACGATGGCAGGGGGCACCATCATCATACCCATGGACATCAAGACGGCGGCCACAACCAGATCGATGATCAGGAACGGCAGAAAGATGAGAAAGCCAATCTGAAAGGCGCGAGAGATTTCGGACAGAAGAAAACTGGGAACAAGAACAGAAAGGGGGGCGTCGGGGGTCAGCGCGATGTCCACGCTTTCTGATCTCAGTTCGGCCATCGACAGGAAAGTTTCCGGGTCGACGCGACCAGACATGAAATCGCGAAAGGGCGCCAATATCTCGGGTGTTGCGGTCTCGACATCGATGGCACCGTCGACAAGGGGCGAGATGCCGTTTTCCCAGGCGGCGGTGAAAACCGGCTCCATCACGAAATAGGTCAGGAAGAGCGCAAGGCTGACAATCAGCATATTCGGCGGTGATTGCTGAAGCCCGATCGCCTGACGCAGGATCGCAAGCACCGTCACGATGAACGGAAAACAGGTGACCATGATCGCCAGTCCCGGCGCCAGGCTGAGAACCGTGATCAGAAGGATCAGCTGGATGGAGCGGGCCGCCAGCGAACCGTCTTCGCCGAGAGAGATGGAGATATCCTGGGCCTGGGCGGGATAGGCAAAGCCGAATGCGAGCAGCACAAGAGTGGCGGCTGCCATCCACACCCGTGTCATCTCAGAGACCGTTCTGCAGATCGGCGATTTCGGTTAATCGCACGGCAAGCTGGCCCTGTTTTTCCCCGTCCAGCTCCTCCAATTCGCCACGGGCAATCAGACGGTCGCCGACAAAGAGCTCCACTGGGTCCTCGACCCGCTTGTCCAGGGTCAAAACCGCGTTTTCACCCAGTTGAACCAGTTCGCGTACAAGCGGACGGGCCTTACCGACCGACACCACAACTTCTATCGGCACGGATGTAAACGGATTGCCGGCCTCCGCAGCCTGCCTGGGTTGGTCTTCGGGGTCAGCCATGCTTCTGTTCCTTTTGAATTTGATGCGCAAAGCCAGAAATCGCGGCTTGGATCGTGTCGGTTACCGTCTTGAGATTGATGTCCCGCTCTTCCCGGCCGAGCCGCAAAAACACCTGCCCCTCCGGCAGGCTTTCATCCGTCGCAATCCGCAGGTCGGATGTCTTCGGGAGCATCGGTTCGAGCGCCTGCAGATGGTTGGGCGCGCAAACGAGCTCGAGAGGCGCGTCCCCATGCTCCGCTGCCAGCTTTTCCAATTCCTCGACAACGATCGGCCCAAGGCTTTGCTGCAGCGTTTCAGGCATAATCTGCTCCACGATCGCCTCGAGAAGCGGGGTCACGGCGGCCAGCATCTGTACATGTGCCTCGCGGTGCGTGAAGGTGAGATCCGCCAACGTTTGTGCAAGTGTTGCGCTGACCTTCGTCTGATCCTGCGCCTGGGCCTTGATCGCGTCCTCCCATCCGGCGCTGTAGCCCTGCTCGAACGCGGCCAGCCTTTCGGTTTCCAGCTGAAGCTCGTCCGACGTGTCCGTTTCGCCGACGGCCAGCGCCGTGCTGCTGAAATCTTCCAGGAGATGGGTGATCGGCATCACGCTGTTTCCTCTTCGTCCTCAAGCCAGCTGCGTAAGATCTCAACCGTTTCTTCCTGCCGTTCGCCAATGAGGTTGCGCAGTCGCGCCACCGGATCCCCGGTCGCCTCCCCCGCTTGGGTCGATGCGGGCAGGGAGGTGAAATCATCTGTGCCCGCCTCCGCAATCTCTCCGGTCAGCGCGTCGGAGCGACCGGTCGTTTCATTGGGATCAGACGGCGCCACGGGTGGAAGGGCGGCTGGGGCTGCCACTGGCAGATCCGGCGGGCGGCTCAGGATGGGGCGAATCACAAAGAGGGCAAGTGCCAGGGTGACGACGGCCAGAACAGCCATTTGGATCAAGGACATCGCATCCAGATGCACATTCCCCAAGAGCGATGTGTTCGCCTCCGTTCCAAGTGGTGCGACCGACGGAAGCTCCATGCTCTTGATTGTGATGATGTCCCCTCGCGCATCATCGAAGCCCACAGCCGATGCAACAAGCTCTCGAAGTGCTTCAAGCTCTCCCGCCGGGCGTTCGACAAAACCGGCAGTGCCGTCTGCCCCGTTCGTTTCAAGCCCGTTGACGAGCACTGCGACCGTCAGCCGCCGGATCGCACCTGGTGCGCGAACGATTTCGCGTTCGGTTTCCGATACTTCGTAGTTGACCCGCTCCCGGCTTTCGCTTGTCTCCGCAGAGCTGGCGCCGTCCGCTGCGGCATCGCCATCAGGAAGGTTCGACGCAACCGTCACGTCCCCTCCGCGATCAGAGGAGGTGTTGCTGCGCTCTTCGGTATCGGTGCTGATCGCGACAC encodes:
- a CDS encoding flagellar motor protein MotB; amino-acid sequence: MGASSNAAPVIIKRKKVVGGDGHHGGAWKVAYADFVTAMMAFFMLMWLLNATTEQQRKGIADYFSPTIPINRISGGGDGAFGGDNVFSEQTLPQNGTGASLHRPTEAHSARGSSGLDSQGAETGSQDEELELIEDALFGKGGESMVTQNALRHVITRVTDEGLVIELFSLEDAPLFEEGTDRPTQLLRDLAQMLGRVTDLVTNPIAIGGHVSAQPIVLAENPVWELSSARAERMRQLFGRTQLDPERIRRVTGHADRTPVVQNTMAVRNNRIEVTLLRSKG
- the fliP gene encoding flagellar type III secretion system pore protein FliP (The bacterial flagellar biogenesis protein FliP forms a type III secretion system (T3SS)-type pore required for flagellar assembly.), whose product is MTRVWMAAATLVLLAFGFAYPAQAQDISISLGEDGSLAARSIQLILLITVLSLAPGLAIMVTCFPFIVTVLAILRQAIGLQQSPPNMLIVSLALFLTYFVMEPVFTAAWENGISPLVDGAIDVETATPEILAPFRDFMSGRVDPETFLSMAELRSESVDIALTPDAPLSVLVPSFLLSEISRAFQIGFLIFLPFLIIDLVVAAVLMSMGMMMVPPAIVSLPFKLAFFVMADGWNLIAGSLVRSYF
- a CDS encoding FliM/FliN family flagellar motor C-terminal domain-containing protein, with product MADPEDQPRQAAEAGNPFTSVPIEVVVSVGKARPLVRELVQLGENAVLTLDKRVEDPVELFVGDRLIARGELEELDGEKQGQLAVRLTEIADLQNGL